Below is a genomic region from Paraburkholderia phenazinium.
CACGCCGAGCACCGAACTCGCCCACGCGAGGCGCGGCGCGACGAGACCGAGCACGAGCGTCGAGGCGCCGGCGCGCAGAATCTGCCGGCGCCGCCAGTTATGCGAGGCGGTGGCGGTGGATTCGATGGAGCGAAATGGCTTGATTAACATCTTTCTAGACATGCTTTTCCTGATTCGCTGTACGCCCGGGCAACCAGCAGCCGGCCGTCGCCGTCGACATCGAGCGAGAAAACAAGATCCGGCACGCCTAGCAGGCCGCCCGCGCGTTGCGGCCATTCGACGAGGCAAACCGCACCGCTGTCGAAGTACTCGCGAAAGCCGGCGTCGGCCCATTCAGCCGGATCGGTGAATCGATACAGATCGAAGTGATAGAGCTCAAGTTCCCCATCGGGTCTTTGAACTGCGTACGGTTCGACAAGCGTATAGGTGGGACTGCGCACGCGCCCGGTGTGACCGAGGCCGCGCAAAGTAGCCCGCACGAGCGTGGTTTTGCCGGCGCCGAGGTCGCCGGTCAATTGCACCTGCAGGCCCTGGAATCCGTCGACGCTCGCGTTGCTGTCATGCGCTTTCTG
It encodes:
- the tsaE gene encoding tRNA (adenosine(37)-N6)-threonylcarbamoyltransferase complex ATPase subunit type 1 TsaE produces the protein MPDNADLAIQPPAAVLLERHFALADEAATSAFGVRFAEAIESVRGAAQKAHDSNASVDGFQGLQVQLTGDLGAGKTTLVRATLRGLGHTGRVRSPTYTLVEPYAVQRPDGELELYHFDLYRFTDPAEWADAGFREYFDSGAVCLVEWPQRAGGLLGVPDLVFSLDVDGDGRLLVARAYSESGKACLERC